One window of the Candidatus Jettenia sp. genome contains the following:
- the ribE gene encoding riboflavin synthase, which yields MFTGIIEHVVSVKKLLPKAGGGELFLDVDGLYEDLKLGESIAINGVCLTVKEIKGQMISFDVSGETLRRTTLGTLGHAEKVNVERALKVGDRLGGHFVSGHVDGIGTIREKKQSADQCILSFSTAKIFTDMMIEKGSVAIDGISLTIVGVTDSFFSVALIPYTLASTTLGFRKPGDQVNIEIDMMGKWIKKLLINTQEKKVNITQGQLMEQGFF from the coding sequence ATGTTTACCGGTATTATTGAGCATGTAGTATCAGTAAAGAAATTATTACCGAAGGCGGGCGGTGGAGAACTATTTCTCGATGTAGATGGTCTTTACGAAGATCTTAAGCTTGGTGAGAGTATTGCTATTAACGGGGTATGTCTTACGGTAAAAGAAATCAAAGGGCAGATGATTAGCTTTGATGTCTCCGGCGAAACCCTGAGAAGGACTACGTTAGGCACCTTAGGACATGCTGAAAAAGTCAATGTTGAAAGGGCATTAAAGGTAGGAGACAGGTTGGGAGGACACTTTGTTTCAGGGCACGTGGATGGCATAGGTACCATAAGAGAAAAGAAACAATCTGCCGATCAGTGTATTCTATCCTTCTCTACCGCGAAAATATTTACTGATATGATGATTGAGAAGGGCTCTGTTGCCATCGATGGTATTAGTCTCACAATCGTTGGCGTTACCGATAGTTTTTTTTCTGTGGCATTGATTCCTTATACTTTAGCTTCAACCACGTTAGGATTCAGAAAACCAGGTGACCAGGTGAATATTGAGATTGATATGATGGGTAAGTGGATTAAAAAACTCTTAATAAATACCCAGGAGAAAAAGGTCAATATTACGCAAGGGCAATTAATGGAACAGGGATTTTTCTAG
- a CDS encoding phosphatidylserine decarboxylase family protein encodes MRIPLAKYGLRELIIFGVSCIVGIGFSLMVFPWMIPVPVFILMFLLNFFRDPDREVPEGTGLIISPADGVVSHIVPVFEDNYLQCNTTKISIFMSVLNVHVNRIPVHGRVEFIKHTKGKFLDARDDECFRSNENNVMGLSLPGSHVKIAVKQIAGKIAKRIVCACKIGDVLRQGQRFGMIKFGSRVEVFIPDSVTFEIMVKVGEKVTAGKTVLGKIHYGSLKVL; translated from the coding sequence ATGCGTATTCCATTAGCTAAATATGGTTTAAGAGAGTTAATTATCTTCGGTGTTTCTTGTATCGTTGGAATTGGATTCTCCCTTATGGTATTTCCATGGATGATTCCAGTTCCGGTGTTTATTTTGATGTTCTTACTGAACTTCTTTCGGGATCCAGACAGAGAAGTCCCTGAAGGTACCGGGCTTATTATTTCTCCGGCTGATGGGGTAGTATCTCACATTGTGCCAGTTTTTGAAGATAATTATTTACAATGCAATACAACAAAGATTAGTATTTTTATGTCCGTATTGAATGTACATGTAAATCGCATACCAGTGCATGGACGTGTAGAGTTTATTAAGCATACAAAAGGTAAATTTCTGGATGCCAGAGATGATGAATGTTTTCGTAGTAATGAAAATAATGTGATGGGTTTATCTTTACCTGGAAGTCATGTAAAAATTGCAGTAAAACAGATTGCAGGTAAGATTGCCAAACGCATCGTATGTGCCTGTAAGATTGGAGATGTTCTTAGGCAGGGACAACGATTTGGTATGATAAAATTTGGTTCACGGGTAGAAGTTTTTATACCGGATTCAGTTACCTTTGAGATAATGGTTAAAGTAGGTGAAAAAGTAACAGCAGGGAAAACGGTACTGGGTAAAATACACTATGGAAGTCTGAAGGTATTGTAA
- the sppA gene encoding signal peptide peptidase SppA: MADTNAHVNPPGAEWQPVYIKKSRGAGFWIAIGIASFFFLCTLFLFILFIGSLLLGRAFLGATPEGKRQIFETIVEGKGEDKIAIVPIKGILTNESGDGIFVEKYSIVEAVKQDLEQATQDSHVKAVLLEVDSPGGGITASDVIYNRIMKFKTDTQKKVVVYMGDIAASGGYYISSAADAIVAHPTTITGSIGVIMPLINVAELINRYGIKDNSIASGAMKEIGSPFKQMTPEEATILKDIIHELYMQFVTVVSTGRNLDVETVKKLADGRIYTGKQAVEKGLADQLGYLEDAIHVAKKLSGLSEATIVRYEKPSGLAGMFGLLSKRLLQNTTINLDILQFHEQDSIKPMYLWTGHTINK, from the coding sequence ATGGCAGATACGAATGCGCATGTTAATCCACCTGGGGCGGAATGGCAGCCTGTTTATATCAAGAAGAGTCGGGGTGCTGGTTTTTGGATTGCGATTGGGATAGCCTCGTTCTTTTTCTTATGCACCCTTTTTTTATTCATACTCTTTATCGGTTCTCTCTTGTTAGGAAGGGCATTCCTGGGCGCAACGCCAGAAGGTAAAAGACAAATATTCGAGACCATTGTAGAAGGAAAAGGGGAAGATAAAATTGCCATAGTTCCCATCAAAGGTATATTAACGAATGAGTCAGGAGATGGCATTTTTGTAGAAAAATACAGCATAGTCGAGGCGGTAAAGCAGGATCTCGAACAAGCTACGCAGGATTCGCATGTTAAGGCCGTACTTTTAGAAGTTGACAGTCCTGGTGGCGGTATTACGGCCAGCGATGTTATTTACAACAGAATTATGAAATTTAAGACCGATACCCAAAAAAAGGTTGTTGTATACATGGGGGATATTGCTGCATCTGGCGGATACTACATTTCCTCTGCGGCTGATGCTATTGTGGCACATCCAACAACAATTACCGGTAGTATCGGGGTTATTATGCCATTAATAAACGTGGCAGAACTCATTAACCGATATGGCATAAAAGATAATTCTATTGCCTCCGGTGCTATGAAAGAAATTGGCTCTCCATTCAAACAGATGACTCCAGAAGAAGCAACTATTCTAAAAGATATTATCCATGAACTCTACATGCAATTTGTAACCGTGGTTTCCACGGGCAGGAATCTGGATGTTGAAACGGTAAAGAAACTTGCAGATGGAAGAATATATACCGGTAAACAGGCCGTTGAAAAGGGATTGGCCGATCAACTTGGCTACCTGGAAGATGCCATTCATGTAGCCAAGAAATTATCAGGACTTTCTGAGGCAACTATTGTAAGATACGAAAAACCATCCGGGCTTGCAGGTATGTTTGGATTACTATCCAAAAGACTTCTTCAAAATACTACCATCAATTTGGATATCCTGCAATTTCATGAGCAGGATAGTATAAAGCCCATGTATTTATGGACCGGTCATACTATAAATAAATAG
- a CDS encoding nucleotide pyrophosphohydrolase produces MEIDKFQKLIEEMYLKKDAKRGLSKTFMWFTEEVGELSRALRENNKEALKKEFADVLAWLFTLASLSGIKMEETIDKYTAGCPVCSRIPCACKEE; encoded by the coding sequence ATGGAAATTGATAAATTCCAAAAACTTATAGAAGAGATGTATCTAAAAAAAGACGCAAAACGCGGTCTATCCAAAACCTTTATGTGGTTTACCGAAGAGGTCGGGGAACTTTCCCGTGCGTTGAGAGAAAACAATAAAGAAGCATTGAAAAAAGAATTTGCTGATGTGCTTGCATGGTTGTTTACCCTGGCAAGTTTATCAGGAATCAAGATGGAAGAAACTATCGATAAATATACTGCGGGATGTCCCGTATGTAGCAGAATTCCTTGTGCATGTAAGGAAGAATAG
- the pdxA gene encoding 4-hydroxythreonine-4-phosphate dehydrogenase PdxA, whose translation MAKDKRSKLLIGITMGDPCGIGPEIILKSLKSTTIRKSANYVIIGSDEVLERTAKTLKIPVRYQTISHISEIEDSKQSLFLLSIGNVKSSLMKQRKPTMEGGYLSAQWVLRGINLAMTRYIDALVTAPICKEAIHLGGYGYPGHTEMLRIFSGVERVVMLMVGGKLRVAFVTTHVALKDVPHLLTMENILETITISNDNLKKYFNLNKPRIAVCGLNPHAGEEGIFGDEERKVIIPAIEKARKKGIRCDGPVSADTVFYKVLNDAYDLVVAMYHDQGAIPLKLHAFETGVNITLGIPFVRTSPDHGTAYDIAGKGVANPHSMIEAIKMAAQMSHCTERR comes from the coding sequence ATGGCAAAAGATAAAAGATCAAAATTACTGATCGGGATCACTATGGGTGACCCATGCGGGATCGGGCCTGAGATTATCTTAAAATCACTGAAATCCACAACAATAAGAAAGAGTGCAAATTATGTCATTATTGGCAGTGATGAGGTATTAGAGCGGACAGCTAAAACATTAAAAATACCAGTAAGATATCAGACAATATCCCATATATCAGAAATTGAGGATTCAAAGCAATCTCTTTTTCTCTTGTCCATAGGTAATGTGAAATCGAGTCTTATGAAGCAGAGGAAACCTACTATGGAAGGAGGCTACTTATCTGCTCAATGGGTGCTCAGAGGCATTAATCTTGCAATGACCAGATACATCGATGCCCTTGTTACGGCTCCCATTTGTAAGGAGGCTATCCATTTAGGTGGATATGGTTATCCCGGACATACCGAGATGCTCCGTATTTTTTCAGGTGTTGAACGTGTTGTTATGCTTATGGTGGGTGGAAAACTGAGAGTGGCCTTTGTGACCACACATGTTGCCTTAAAGGATGTGCCACATTTACTTACCATGGAAAATATTCTTGAGACGATAACCATAAGTAATGATAATCTTAAAAAATATTTTAACCTTAACAAGCCACGGATTGCCGTTTGTGGTTTAAACCCTCATGCAGGGGAGGAAGGTATATTCGGAGATGAGGAAAGAAAGGTTATTATCCCTGCCATTGAAAAGGCAAGGAAAAAGGGTATTCGGTGTGATGGTCCTGTATCGGCTGATACCGTATTTTACAAGGTACTGAACGATGCTTATGATCTGGTAGTTGCTATGTATCATGACCAGGGTGCAATTCCCTTGAAATTACATGCCTTTGAGACCGGGGTAAATATTACTTTAGGCATTCCATTTGTACGTACATCACCTGATCATGGTACTGCATATGATATTGCTGGTAAGGGTGTTGCAAATCCACATTCTATGATAGAGGCCATAAAAATGGCTGCACAGATGTCACATTGCACGGAGAGGAGATAA
- the cysS gene encoding cysteine--tRNA ligase codes for MALKFYNSLTKKKEIFIPLHEGRVTLYVCGPTVYDHPHIGHAKSYVSFDVIVRYLRYLCYKVRYVQNITDVGHLTDNADTGEDKIIKRAQRERVEPAELVEIYTRSYFEDMDALNNVRPDISPRATAHIPEQIELLEKLIEKGYAYVSHGSVYFEVQKFKEYGKLSGRKQEELDAGARIEINPEKRYPSDFALWKKAEPGHIMRWKSPWGEGFPGWHLECSAMSMKYLGPTLDIHGGGLENTFPHHECEIAQSEAANDQPFVKYWIHNNMVTVNGQKMGKSLGNFITLKDAFKKYRPLTVRFFILTTHYRSPLDFSNEALDAADKGLERLYNTIQHLRERLAYAQDGSTPPHLYERLEHYKKAFMEAMDEDINTSDAIAVLFDVSKEVNTLLNSGEEISKKCLEDIHTLYQQLGGDILGIIPNVLESEQKGETDTLKNIMGVLIDTRCELRKAKQWQLSDFIRNKLLEIGITLEDKQDGTVWRKIK; via the coding sequence ATGGCGCTAAAATTTTATAATTCCCTAACGAAAAAAAAGGAAATTTTTATACCGTTACATGAGGGTCGTGTTACTCTGTATGTATGCGGCCCTACCGTTTATGATCATCCCCATATCGGACATGCCAAGAGTTATGTTAGTTTTGATGTAATTGTCCGCTATCTTCGTTATTTATGCTATAAGGTACGTTATGTGCAAAATATTACAGACGTAGGACATCTTACCGATAATGCAGACACGGGTGAAGATAAAATCATCAAACGTGCACAAAGAGAGCGTGTGGAACCTGCAGAACTTGTTGAAATATATACACGAAGTTACTTCGAGGATATGGATGCATTGAACAATGTAAGGCCTGATATTTCACCACGAGCAACAGCACACATTCCTGAACAAATTGAGCTTTTAGAGAAATTAATTGAAAAAGGGTATGCTTACGTATCGCACGGTTCTGTTTATTTTGAAGTCCAAAAATTTAAAGAATATGGAAAACTCTCGGGAAGAAAACAAGAAGAACTTGATGCAGGAGCCAGGATAGAGATAAACCCTGAGAAACGATACCCATCCGATTTTGCCCTGTGGAAGAAGGCAGAGCCAGGCCATATCATGAGGTGGAAAAGCCCATGGGGAGAAGGCTTTCCCGGATGGCACCTTGAGTGTTCTGCCATGTCAATGAAATATTTGGGACCGACTTTAGACATTCATGGAGGAGGATTAGAAAATACCTTTCCCCATCACGAATGCGAAATTGCACAAAGTGAGGCAGCAAACGATCAGCCATTTGTCAAATATTGGATACACAATAATATGGTTACCGTAAACGGGCAAAAGATGGGGAAATCCCTTGGTAATTTTATCACCCTCAAGGATGCCTTTAAGAAGTACCGCCCGTTAACGGTAAGGTTCTTTATTCTTACAACTCATTATCGCAGCCCGTTAGACTTCAGCAATGAGGCGCTTGATGCCGCAGATAAGGGCCTTGAACGCCTCTATAATACCATTCAACATTTACGGGAGCGGTTAGCGTATGCACAGGATGGTTCAACCCCTCCTCACCTTTATGAAAGATTAGAACACTATAAAAAAGCGTTTATGGAAGCAATGGACGAGGATATCAATACTTCCGATGCCATTGCCGTACTCTTTGATGTATCGAAAGAAGTTAATACGCTCCTCAATTCCGGTGAAGAGATCAGCAAAAAATGTTTAGAAGACATTCATACACTTTACCAGCAACTTGGTGGTGATATTCTTGGTATCATACCGAATGTCCTCGAGTCTGAACAGAAAGGTGAAACGGATACCCTGAAAAATATCATGGGCGTGCTTATAGATACCCGATGTGAGCTGCGTAAGGCAAAACAATGGCAATTGTCAGATTTTATTCGTAATAAACTCCTGGAAATAGGTATTACTCTGGAGGACAAACAAGACGGTACGGTATGGAGAAAGATAAAATAA
- the gltX gene encoding glutamate--tRNA ligase, which translates to MIRVRFAPSPTGLLHIGNARMAVFNWLFARRHKGTFILRIEDTDVARSEKKYMAQLIEDLHWLGITWQEGPDAGGQYGPYLQSERLSIYNDICQKFLDEGLAYRCYCTPEELEERRQIAKLTGKPPRYDNRCRRLTDAQKKAFASSGLNFTVRFQVPDELLVFDDLIRGTCQFDMSLIGDFVIMRSDGTPSFHFAVAVDDTLMRVTHVIRGEDHLSNTPCHIILFHALKQKPPQFAHLSLTMGTDRTLLSKRHGAFSLTEYRKLGYLPEAILNYMMLLGWAPKDKREKFTIDEIVDTFDINAMSKAPSVFDQQKLDWLSGQYIREANLERLTNLTIPYLQAAGFVPLDESRIDRPRLRAVIDATRGSISHLSQIVQEADIFFKDTIVSEKHIEFLSLETSRIVLSLFLTELQKLPTISHEIFQDILTTIKKETKINGKGLYLPIRIALTGREHGPELYSIVNILGIDVCKRRIERFLLAQNK; encoded by the coding sequence ATGATACGTGTTCGTTTCGCGCCATCACCTACCGGTCTCTTACACATCGGGAATGCACGCATGGCCGTTTTTAACTGGCTCTTTGCAAGGCGGCATAAGGGTACCTTTATCCTGAGAATCGAGGATACGGATGTTGCCCGCTCGGAAAAAAAGTACATGGCACAACTCATCGAAGACCTGCATTGGCTAGGGATAACCTGGCAGGAAGGGCCCGATGCAGGCGGCCAGTACGGCCCCTATCTGCAGTCAGAGCGTTTATCTATCTATAACGATATTTGTCAAAAATTTTTAGACGAAGGATTGGCATATCGGTGCTATTGCACCCCGGAAGAATTGGAAGAACGCAGACAAATTGCTAAACTGACAGGGAAACCACCCCGGTACGATAACCGTTGCCGAAGATTAACGGATGCGCAAAAAAAGGCCTTTGCTTCCTCAGGCCTCAATTTTACTGTTCGTTTTCAAGTGCCAGATGAACTCCTTGTATTTGATGACCTGATTCGGGGAACCTGTCAATTCGATATGAGCCTGATAGGAGATTTTGTGATTATGAGATCTGACGGAACACCCTCTTTCCACTTTGCTGTTGCCGTGGATGATACCTTGATGCGTGTTACCCATGTTATCCGTGGAGAAGACCATTTATCAAATACACCTTGTCATATAATACTTTTCCATGCTTTAAAGCAGAAACCTCCCCAATTTGCCCATCTTTCACTCACTATGGGCACAGACCGTACCTTGCTGAGTAAACGACATGGGGCATTTTCTCTGACTGAATACCGTAAATTAGGCTATTTACCAGAAGCTATTCTCAACTACATGATGCTCCTCGGATGGGCGCCAAAAGATAAAAGAGAAAAATTTACCATCGATGAGATCGTTGATACGTTTGATATAAACGCCATGAGCAAAGCGCCCTCGGTATTCGATCAGCAAAAATTAGATTGGTTGAGTGGACAATACATCCGGGAAGCAAACCTGGAAAGGCTTACAAACCTGACAATACCTTATCTGCAAGCAGCCGGCTTCGTTCCTCTGGACGAGTCTCGAATTGACAGACCTCGGTTAAGAGCAGTTATCGATGCCACACGGGGCAGTATATCCCATCTGTCTCAAATCGTACAAGAAGCAGATATCTTCTTTAAAGATACTATAGTCAGCGAAAAGCATATTGAATTTTTATCATTAGAGACATCACGGATTGTACTCTCGTTATTTCTCACGGAACTTCAAAAATTACCTACCATCTCCCATGAAATTTTTCAGGATATTTTAACAACGATAAAAAAAGAAACAAAAATAAATGGAAAAGGACTTTATTTGCCTATCCGTATTGCTTTAACAGGACGGGAGCATGGTCCTGAACTGTATTCTATTGTCAATATTTTAGGCATTGATGTCTGCAAGAGGAGGATTGAGAGATTTCTCCTGGCACAAAACAAATAA
- a CDS encoding UbiX family flavin prenyltransferase has protein sequence MENIIVGITGASGAIYAQRLLHILSKKEYNIHLSISDAAAIVIKHELGIDLNDNQPNLIRLLGYAPDNVIYYRNSDISATIASSRYSIKAMVIVPCSMNTLCSIACGISNNLIQRAASITIKEGRKLVLVPRETPFSSIHLEAMLKLSSAGACILPATPGFYYNPKTIADQIDFVVAKILDVLGIAHSLIPQWHGEELMYRE, from the coding sequence GTGGAAAATATTATCGTTGGCATTACCGGTGCCAGTGGGGCTATTTATGCCCAGCGTCTCTTGCATATCCTCAGTAAGAAGGAATACAACATTCATCTATCGATATCAGATGCTGCGGCCATCGTTATCAAACATGAATTGGGAATTGATCTTAATGATAATCAACCGAATCTTATAAGGCTTCTTGGTTATGCCCCGGATAATGTTATCTATTATCGTAACTCAGATATCAGCGCAACTATCGCCAGTAGCCGGTATTCTATCAAAGCAATGGTGATAGTTCCCTGCAGCATGAATACCCTCTGCTCTATTGCCTGCGGTATTTCGAATAATCTCATTCAACGCGCTGCAAGTATAACTATAAAAGAAGGCCGAAAACTCGTGCTCGTACCACGCGAAACACCATTTTCTTCCATTCATTTGGAAGCTATGTTAAAATTATCTTCGGCAGGGGCATGTATCCTGCCTGCTACGCCCGGGTTCTACTATAATCCGAAGACCATAGCAGATCAGATAGATTTTGTTGTAGCCAAGATATTGGATGTATTGGGTATAGCGCATAGCCTCATTCCCCAATGGCATGGTGAAGAACTTATGTATCGTGAATGA
- a CDS encoding CPBP family intramembrane metalloprotease, with translation MSYFYQSKSLANSFLFILPLLILYEVGIALQDSKIKNTADVIVKTPLALFGKNSSLIFNLLVIILLIASIFYIEKEYQLSILVFIPMIIESMVYALFISYGIGFIVYKIVSSCTIAIPFSLSIWMGIILSIGAGVYEEIVFRLILITSLYFLFAVLLKINKPISAALSILIGAFLFTIMHYVGTLGDTFTYTNFTFRMLSGIVLSAIFLSRGLGIAVYTHAIYDVFTVLKPFYA, from the coding sequence ATGAAGTGGGAATTGCATTGCAAGATTCAAAGATCAAGAATACCGCAGATGTTATTGTAAAGACTCCCCTGGCGCTATTTGGTAAAAACAGTTCTTTGATATTTAATCTATTAGTTATTATTCTTCTCATTGCATCGATATTTTATATAGAAAAGGAATATCAGCTCAGTATTTTGGTATTTATTCCCATGATCATAGAGAGTATGGTTTATGCCCTTTTTATCAGTTACGGAATTGGATTTATCGTTTATAAGATAGTATCGTCCTGCACCATCGCTATACCTTTTTCCCTGAGCATATGGATGGGAATTATTCTTTCTATCGGAGCGGGAGTTTACGAAGAAATTGTTTTTCGGCTTATTTTAATTACCTCATTATACTTTTTATTTGCGGTTCTCTTAAAAATAAATAAACCTATTAGCGCTGCACTAAGCATCCTAATCGGGGCATTCCTGTTTACTATTATGCATTATGTGGGAACTCTCGGTGATACCTTTACCTATACCAATTTTACCTTCCGAATGTTATCCGGAATAGTATTATCGGCCATCTTTTTGTCTCGCGGGCTAGGTATCGCTGTTTATACCCATGCAATTTACGATGTATTCACGGTCTTAAAACCTTTTTATGCTTAG
- the rsmA gene encoding 16S rRNA (adenine(1518)-N(6)/adenine(1519)-N(6))-dimethyltransferase RsmA: MLNKRFGQNFLIDQNILLSIPEIAGLNENDVVLEIGTGTGGLTRLLAEKARHVFTIEIDKKLFEVSSDILKLYKNITLINTDILKTKHELNRDVLSLIQNWLREQNQAKIKVVSNLPYNISTPVIINLLESDLSIDLMVLMLQKEITERMAAAPGTREYGILSLIIQLFSEVKVVKTLPPQVFWPKPEVYSVIVKVVVHKEKYAGKITDYSFFKNIMYAIFTSRRKTLLNSLEQLKLPRISREQIKELIQNMQFDERVRGEVLNLDQLITLSEAIYKLTKQ; the protein is encoded by the coding sequence ATGCTGAATAAGCGTTTTGGACAAAACTTTCTTATTGATCAGAATATCTTATTATCGATTCCAGAAATTGCCGGTCTGAATGAAAATGATGTGGTGTTGGAAATTGGCACAGGAACTGGCGGATTAACCAGACTCCTGGCTGAAAAAGCCCGGCATGTATTTACGATTGAGATCGACAAAAAGTTATTTGAAGTATCATCTGATATACTGAAATTATATAAAAATATTACTCTTATTAATACCGATATTTTAAAGACGAAACATGAATTAAACCGGGACGTTTTATCTTTGATACAGAATTGGCTTCGGGAACAGAACCAGGCCAAAATAAAAGTAGTTTCCAATCTACCCTATAACATTAGCACACCGGTAATTATTAATCTTTTAGAGAGTGATCTATCCATAGATTTGATGGTGCTCATGCTTCAGAAAGAAATTACTGAACGCATGGCGGCAGCTCCTGGTACGCGGGAATACGGTATATTATCTCTTATTATTCAATTATTTTCAGAAGTAAAAGTTGTGAAGACCTTGCCTCCACAGGTGTTTTGGCCAAAACCAGAAGTCTATTCAGTTATCGTTAAGGTAGTTGTTCACAAAGAAAAATATGCGGGAAAAATAACAGATTATTCATTTTTTAAAAATATCATGTATGCTATATTTACCTCGCGGCGTAAGACATTACTCAATAGTCTCGAACAATTGAAATTGCCAAGAATATCGAGGGAACAAATAAAAGAACTTATCCAAAATATGCAGTTCGATGAGCGGGTAAGAGGTGAAGTTTTAAACCTGGACCAATTAATAACTCTTTCAGAAGCTATATATAAGCTTACAAAACAGTAG
- a CDS encoding cupin domain-containing protein has product MFIKDLQKCEQFTARDNTILRELLHPLKENLKLRYSLAYAIVKPGETSRRHKLIHSEVYYILEGEGIMYIDNEFEKVYPNQAIYIPPHSVQYIKNTGSGDLKFLCIVDPAWRPEDEEIV; this is encoded by the coding sequence ATGTTTATAAAAGATTTACAAAAATGTGAGCAATTTACCGCCAGAGATAATACAATTCTCCGTGAACTCCTGCATCCACTGAAAGAGAACTTGAAACTACGCTATAGTCTGGCGTATGCTATTGTTAAACCCGGTGAGACCTCGCGGCGTCATAAACTCATTCATTCAGAGGTATATTATATTCTGGAAGGAGAAGGGATTATGTATATCGATAATGAATTTGAGAAGGTTTATCCGAATCAGGCAATCTACATTCCGCCACACTCAGTACAATATATTAAAAACACGGGTTCCGGTGATTTAAAATTCCTCTGTATAGTAGACCCGGCATGGCGGCCAGAAGATGAAGAGATAGTATAA
- a CDS encoding CRISPR-associated protein Cas5, producing the protein MLILHLTALSFNYSMGAHTIEVLRIEVVGKVNSFRLADHHTYQKSYLFPPKTTICGMIGSALGYSAEEVNEKLLDTLGIGIYLKKFDGETKDLWKYKKIKARTDTDKTEDTVVIDGTQYFGAILVREWLFIPRYIIYLSSSENSILRDIGKALEHPVYALSLGREDELIKIITIQEVTLTYQNNLYYNNTVLPFNIFTEGYEIDVSSLVPGQRIIPPGIEKIPVKFRYDGETREAVCYETVTSFINMSLKPKVRHGGYVDEKIAIQFL; encoded by the coding sequence TTGCTGATATTACATCTGACAGCGTTATCTTTTAACTACTCTATGGGTGCTCATACTATCGAAGTTTTACGCATTGAAGTGGTAGGAAAGGTAAATTCCTTTCGGCTTGCTGACCATCATACCTATCAGAAAAGCTATCTTTTTCCGCCGAAAACAACTATTTGTGGTATGATTGGTTCTGCCCTTGGCTATTCGGCTGAAGAAGTAAATGAGAAGTTGCTGGATACTCTGGGTATTGGAATCTATTTAAAAAAATTCGATGGAGAAACGAAGGATTTATGGAAATATAAAAAAATAAAGGCACGTACAGATACTGATAAGACAGAGGACACTGTCGTTATTGATGGAACCCAATATTTTGGTGCAATTCTTGTACGTGAATGGCTCTTTATTCCGCGATATATAATTTACTTATCGTCTTCTGAAAACTCAATACTTCGGGATATAGGGAAAGCATTGGAACATCCTGTCTATGCGCTCTCTTTAGGGCGGGAAGATGAACTTATAAAAATCATAACGATACAAGAAGTAACGTTAACGTATCAGAATAACCTATATTATAACAATACGGTTTTGCCGTTCAATATTTTTACAGAAGGGTATGAGATAGATGTATCTTCTCTTGTCCCTGGTCAGAGAATTATTCCACCAGGTATAGAGAAGATACCGGTAAAATTCAGGTATGATGGTGAAACCCGCGAGGCTGTATGCTATGAGACGGTAACATCATTTATCAATATGAGTCTTAAACCAAAAGTAAGGCATGGGGGGTATGTAGACGAAAAAATTGCCATACAGTTCCTCTAA